The following proteins are encoded in a genomic region of Triticum dicoccoides isolate Atlit2015 ecotype Zavitan chromosome 1B, WEW_v2.0, whole genome shotgun sequence:
- the LOC119329846 gene encoding uncharacterized protein LOC119329846, with the protein MPASWPIDEMLLFFTSSSSVASTTGGQGGDVFEDCDWRQRLVHGPAPAGVGERWPVMDLEHRLRFPMLRRPWLPPARVCGRSSEVFHECTDEASCELKVFLPTIYL; encoded by the exons ATGCCTGCATCATGGCCCATTGATGAGATGCTGCTTTTCT TTACTTCAAGCTCGTCAGTTGCTTCAACGACGGGAGGACAGGGCGGCGACGTGTTCGAGGACTGCGACTGGCGGCAG AGATTGGTTCATGGACCGGCTCCCGCCGGCGTAGGAGAACGCTGGCCGGTGATGGATCTTGAGCACCGCCTCCGGTTCCCTATGCTCAGGCGACCCTGGTTACCACCGGCACGCGTGTGTGGGCGGTCCTCCGAG GTGTTTCATGAATGCACCGATGAAGCATCATGTGAACTGAAGGTTTTCTTGCCCACCATCTAtttatga